In Fundulus heteroclitus isolate FHET01 chromosome 8, MU-UCD_Fhet_4.1, whole genome shotgun sequence, a genomic segment contains:
- the pargl gene encoding poly(ADP-ribose) glycohydrolase-like produces MERKNNRNDSSQMKDLIQFDNPENKEKEKPREENQENGKGSSPEPAASGSCCAKDACEASKSEPVRTRNGDVGSSCCRLDELKKLPQCDIRLGTLSFTKSHIILIDVNAFSHGGRVLPQEGRDLWHSNFVKMPCSQYSLSPKPDVQLGPLKFKTGSGPVPRWNLISKQLSALAAKKAAKVEEVEEAILNYNPKYRGEWSFDALANCLKMNPSFQNHFEKLFPKIAALALKLPEQVKKGIPLLQRHRPASITLSQEQISCLLANAFYCTFPHRNTTSSNAEYHNYPSINFSRLFGNWSERKNQKFMALLQYFNVVTDEKSKPDGLVTFERRCLSDADVPNWERCKDTLQKLHVTSQGSIEEEGTGMLQVDFAASWIGGGVLDSGLVQEEILFLMNPELIVSRLFTERLDDKECLIITGAQQYSCYSGFSDSFKWVGPYDDHLQRDEWRRLKRQILAIDALHFKHQREQYSMASVRRELNKAYCGFRGHYRDKEPDIATGKWGCGAFKGDKQLKAVIQLMAAAKARRGLAFFTFGDEDLSRDLQHIYHLLVTQNMTVGETKIFVEVAITTGKGPDLRARLLLVAQGLLKEDRPSGSPQELCV; encoded by the exons atggagaggaaaaacaatcGCAATGACAGCTCTCAGATGAAAGATCTCATCCAGTTTGACAACCCTGAAAACAAGGAAAAGGAAAAGCCCAGAGAGGAAAACCAAGAGAACGGCAAAGGCAGCTCCCCTGAACCAGCCGCGTCTGGTAGCTGCTGCGCCAAGGATGCATGCGAGGCGAGCAAAAGCGAGCCGGTGAGGACACGCAACGGTGACGTCGGCTCGTCGTGCTGTCGGCTGGATGAGCTGAAGAAACTCCCACAGTGCGACATCAGGCTGGGAACACTGAGCTTCACCAAGTCCCACATCATCCTCATAGAT GTGAATGCTTTTAGCCATGGTGGGAGGGTCCTTCCGCAGGAAGGGAGAGACCTGTGGCACAGTAACTTTGTCAAGATGCCGTGTTCACAATACAGCTTGTCACCGAAACCAGATGTCCAACTGGGTCCATTGAAATTCAAG ACTGGATCCGGCCCTGTGCCGAGGTGGAATCTGATCTCCAAGCAGCTTAGTGCTCTGGCCGCTAAGAAAGCAGCAaaggtggaggaggtggag GAAGCTATCCTCAACTACAACCCCAAGTATAGAGGAGAGTGGTCATTCGATGCACTAGCCAATTGTTTGAAG ATGAACCCAAGTTTCCAAAATCACTTTGAAAAGCTTTTTCCGAAGATTGCTGCTTTGGCCTTGAAGCTGCCTGAACAAGTCAAGAAG GGCATCCCGCTGCTTCAGCGCCACCGTCCTGCCTCCATCACTCTGTCCCAGGAACAGATTTCATGTCTGCTCGCTAATGCTTTCTACTGCACCTTCCCTCACCGCAACACCACCAGTTCCAACGCAGAATACCACAACTACCCGTCCATAAACTTCAGCAG ACTGtttggaaactggtcagagCGGAAGAACCAGAAGTTCATGGCCCTCCTGCAGTACTTTAACGTGGTGACAGATGAGA AATCTAAACCGGACGGACTGGTGACGTTTGAGAGGCGTTGCCTCAGTGACGCAGACGTACCTAACTGGGAAAG GTGCAAAGACACTCTGCAAAAGCTGCACGTTACGTCACAGGGCAGTATCGAGGAGGAAGGTACGGGGATGCTTCAG GTGGACTTTGCTGCCAGCTGGATAGGCGGGGGTGTCCTGGACTCCGGTCTGGTTCAGGAAGAGATCCTGTTCCTCATGAACCCAGAGCTGATCGTCTCTCGTCTCTTTACAGAGAGACTTGACGACAAAGAGTGCCTCATCATTACAg GTGCGCAGCAGTACAGCTGTTACTCTGGTTTTAGCGACAGCTTCAAGTGGGTGGGCCCTTACGACGATCACCTCCAAAG GGATGAGTGGCGTCGGCTGAAGCGGCAGATTCTGGCCATCGACGCGCTACACTTCAAACATCAAAGGGAGCAGTACAGCATGGCCAGTGTTAGACGGGAACTGAACAAG GCTTACTGTGGGTTTAGAGGCCACTACAGAGACAAAGAGCCAGACATCGCTACAGGAAAGTGGGGCTGTGGAGCCTTCAAGGGAGACAAACAACTGAAAG CTGTGATCCAGCTGATGGCAGCAGCAAAGGCCAGGAGAGGTTTGGCCTTCTTCACATTTGGAGACGAGGATCTGAGCAGAGATCTGCAACACATCTACCACCTGCTCGTCACACAGAACATGACAGTTGGTGAGACAAAAATCTTCGTTGAAGTAGCGATCACCACCGGTAAGGGGCCTGACCTGAGGGCCCGTCTTCTTCTAGTAGCACAGGGCCTACTAAAAGAAGACAGGCCCTCAGGCTCCCCTCAGGAACTCTGTGTCTAG